The Lutibacter sp. Hel_I_33_5 genome has a window encoding:
- a CDS encoding CPBP family intramembrane glutamic endopeptidase: protein MNYIQQAYKGQNKWWMFLITIILVGGLFIGNIIYLLFFAEDFNAIEEQQKLMELIPSKNFWLAMNLLPFALLLGLLFLLVKFMHERSVKSLTTARRKIDWKRVAFSFFLITTVTLILFAINYIIAPEEVVLQFDVVKFTILVLISLLLFPLQIGLEEYLFRGYLMQHIGVFVKNKWFPLIVTSVLFGLMHGANPEVEELGPIIMVFYIGTGLILGIMTLMDDGLELALGFHFGNNLLAAILVTSKWSALQTDAIFMSTIENGQNEILEIIVPIFVLYPLLIFIYSKKYGWSNWREKLFGKIEEPLNLKENYKVLDAEYESVS, encoded by the coding sequence ATGAATTATATACAACAAGCATATAAAGGGCAAAATAAGTGGTGGATGTTTTTAATAACAATAATTCTAGTAGGAGGATTGTTTATAGGAAACATCATTTATTTGTTGTTCTTTGCTGAAGATTTTAATGCTATAGAGGAACAGCAAAAATTAATGGAATTAATTCCAAGCAAAAATTTTTGGCTAGCAATGAATTTATTGCCTTTTGCTTTATTGTTAGGGTTGTTGTTTTTATTGGTGAAATTTATGCATGAGAGAAGTGTGAAATCTTTAACAACAGCAAGGAGGAAAATAGATTGGAAAAGGGTAGCATTTTCCTTTTTTCTGATAACAACGGTTACTTTAATTCTTTTTGCTATTAATTATATAATTGCTCCAGAAGAGGTTGTTTTGCAATTTGATGTGGTAAAATTCACAATTTTAGTATTGATAAGTTTGTTGTTGTTTCCCTTGCAAATAGGTTTAGAAGAGTATTTATTTCGAGGATATTTAATGCAGCATATTGGTGTGTTTGTGAAAAATAAATGGTTTCCGCTAATTGTGACTTCAGTTTTATTTGGATTAATGCATGGCGCAAATCCAGAAGTAGAAGAATTAGGACCAATAATTATGGTTTTTTATATTGGAACAGGTTTGATTTTGGGAATTATGACTTTGATGGATGATGGTTTAGAATTGGCGTTAGGTTTTCATTTTGGAAATAATTTGTTAGCCGCAATTTTAGTGACTTCTAAATGGTCTGCTTTACAAACAGATGCAATTTTTATGTCAACAATAGAAAATGGACAGAATGAAATTTTAGAGATAATTGTTCCGATTTTTGTACTGTATCCGTTACTTATTTTTATTTATTCAAAAAAGTATGGTTGGTCTAATTGGAGAGAAAAGCTTTTTGGAAAGATTGAAGAGCCATTGAATTTAAAAGAAAACTATAAAGTGTTAGATGCTGAATATGAATCAGTTTCATAA
- a CDS encoding AMP-binding protein, with amino-acid sequence MNQFHKAFKLNNKSFSTVKELLDYSSSVDESTYSFLSEWFNEDDFILVQTSGSTGKPKPIKVKKEFAINSAITTSDYFDLKENTKALLCLSTDYIAGKMMLVRALTLGWQLDIVSPGLNPLEENSTGYDFSAMVPMQLENSLDKLHFIRKLIVGGGVVSRSLKDKIQSTETQIFATYGMTETVTHIAIKKLNHFNVVNSRAIEKSFYQTLPSISIYKDHRNCLVIEAPKVSNEIIFTNDVVQLISDTKFEWLGRFDNVINSGGIKLHSEKIEEKLLSVINQRFFVAGIADEKFGEKLVLCIEKNVTSSSIEKSQVENDIKSLTSLSQYEIPKEIYFVESFIETETKKIQRNKTLDLVV; translated from the coding sequence ATGAATCAGTTTCATAAAGCCTTTAAATTAAATAACAAGTCGTTTTCTACTGTAAAAGAATTGCTCGATTATTCAAGTAGTGTTGATGAATCTACCTATTCTTTTTTATCAGAATGGTTTAATGAAGATGATTTTATTTTAGTGCAAACCTCTGGATCTACAGGAAAACCAAAACCGATTAAAGTCAAAAAAGAGTTTGCAATAAATTCAGCAATTACTACAAGTGATTATTTTGATTTAAAAGAAAATACAAAAGCTTTATTATGTCTTTCTACCGATTATATTGCTGGTAAAATGATGTTGGTTAGAGCCTTAACTTTAGGATGGCAATTGGATATTGTTTCGCCTGGCTTAAATCCTTTAGAAGAAAATAGTACAGGATATGATTTTTCTGCGATGGTACCAATGCAGTTAGAAAATTCATTAGATAAATTGCATTTTATTAGAAAGCTTATAGTTGGAGGAGGAGTAGTTTCTAGAAGTTTAAAAGATAAAATTCAATCGACAGAAACTCAAATTTTCGCAACCTACGGAATGACGGAAACTGTTACTCATATTGCAATCAAAAAGTTAAATCATTTTAATGTTGTTAATTCGAGAGCAATCGAGAAATCTTTTTATCAAACATTACCAAGTATTAGTATTTATAAAGATCATCGAAACTGTTTGGTGATTGAAGCTCCAAAGGTATCTAATGAAATCATTTTTACAAATGATGTTGTACAATTAATTTCTGATACAAAATTTGAGTGGCTTGGTCGTTTTGATAATGTAATTAATTCAGGGGGAATAAAATTACATTCTGAGAAAATAGAGGAGAAGTTGTTAAGTGTTATTAATCAACGTTTTTTTGTAGCTGGAATTGCAGATGAAAAGTTTGGGGAAAAGTTAGTACTATGTATTGAAAAAAATGTCACTTCGAGTTCAATAGAGAAGTCTCAAGTAGAAAATGATATAAAAAGCCTTACTTCACTTTCACAATATGAAATACCAAAAGAAATTTATTTTGTAGAAAGTTTTATAGAAACTGAAACAAAAAAAATCCAACGAAATAAAACGTTGGATTTGGTAGTGTGA
- a CDS encoding acyl-CoA carboxylase subunit beta, which yields MDLNFNKNEDYNKLLVADLRKRFAKVKLGGGQKRIDKHHAKAKMTARERVDYLLDTDKKSIEIGAFAGEGMYEEHGGCPSGGVIVKIGYIKNKQCIVVANDATVKAGAWFPITGKKNLRAQEISIENKLPIIYLVDSAGVYLPMQDEIFPDKEHFGRIFRNNAVMSSMGITQISAVMGSCVAGGAYLPIMSDEALIVDKTASIFLAGSYLVKAAIGESIDNETLGGATTHCEISGVTDYKAKDDKDALDKIKFIVDKIGDADKAGFSKTESFPPKENEEDIFGILPKERNAQYDMLEIINRLVDNSEFEQYKQGYGKTILTGYARINGWAVGIVANQRKLVKTKKGEMQFGGVIYNDSADKATRFIANCNQKKIPLVFLQDVTGFMVGSKSEHGGIIKDGAKMVNAVSNSVVPKFTIVIGNSYGAGNYAMCGKAYDPRLIVAWPSAELAVMSGNSAAKVLLQIETASLKKRGEEITPEKEAELFDKIKSRYDNQISPYYAAARIWTDAVINPLDTRTWISMGIEAANNAPIEKKFNMGVLQV from the coding sequence ATGGATTTAAACTTCAACAAAAACGAAGATTACAATAAACTTTTAGTAGCTGATTTACGCAAGCGTTTTGCAAAAGTAAAACTAGGTGGCGGTCAAAAAAGAATTGACAAACACCACGCTAAAGCTAAAATGACAGCTCGTGAACGTGTAGATTATTTATTAGACACTGATAAAAAGTCAATAGAGATAGGAGCTTTTGCAGGAGAAGGAATGTATGAAGAACACGGCGGATGTCCTTCTGGCGGAGTTATTGTAAAAATCGGCTATATAAAAAACAAGCAATGTATTGTGGTTGCAAATGATGCAACAGTAAAAGCTGGCGCTTGGTTTCCTATCACTGGAAAAAAGAATTTACGAGCTCAAGAAATATCCATAGAAAATAAATTACCCATTATATATCTAGTTGATTCTGCTGGTGTTTATTTACCCATGCAGGATGAAATTTTTCCCGACAAAGAACATTTTGGAAGAATTTTTAGAAATAATGCTGTGATGAGCAGCATGGGAATCACTCAAATTTCCGCTGTTATGGGAAGCTGTGTAGCTGGTGGAGCCTATTTACCTATTATGAGCGATGAAGCATTAATTGTAGACAAAACGGCTAGTATTTTCTTAGCTGGAAGTTATCTTGTAAAAGCAGCCATAGGAGAATCTATTGACAACGAAACGCTTGGCGGAGCAACTACTCATTGTGAAATTTCTGGCGTTACAGATTACAAAGCTAAAGATGATAAAGACGCTTTAGATAAAATAAAATTTATTGTAGATAAAATTGGTGATGCTGATAAAGCAGGATTTAGCAAAACTGAATCTTTTCCTCCAAAAGAAAATGAAGAAGATATTTTCGGAATTCTTCCAAAAGAAAGAAATGCACAATACGATATGTTAGAAATTATCAATCGATTGGTTGATAATTCTGAATTTGAACAATATAAACAAGGCTACGGAAAAACTATTTTAACTGGTTATGCTAGAATTAATGGCTGGGCAGTTGGCATTGTTGCCAATCAACGAAAATTAGTAAAAACCAAAAAAGGAGAAATGCAGTTTGGTGGTGTAATCTATAATGATTCTGCTGATAAAGCGACACGTTTTATTGCTAATTGTAATCAGAAAAAAATTCCTTTAGTATTTTTACAAGATGTTACTGGTTTTATGGTCGGATCGAAATCTGAACACGGTGGAATTATAAAAGACGGGGCAAAAATGGTAAATGCTGTTAGTAATTCTGTTGTACCTAAATTTACTATTGTAATAGGGAATTCTTATGGTGCTGGAAATTACGCCATGTGTGGTAAAGCATATGATCCTCGTTTAATTGTTGCTTGGCCAAGCGCTGAATTAGCTGTAATGAGCGGAAATTCAGCGGCAAAAGTTTTGCTACAAATTGAAACCGCATCTTTGAAAAAACGAGGCGAAGAAATTACTCCAGAAAAAGAAGCTGAGCTGTTTGACAAAATTAAGTCACGTTATGATAATCAGATTTCTCCCTATTATGCTGCAGCAAGAATTTGGACAGATGCCGTTATAAATCCTTTAGATACCAGAACATGGATTTCTATGGGAATAGAAGCTGCAAATAATGCGCCGATTGAAAAGAAATTTAATATGGGCGTTTTACAGGTTTAA
- a CDS encoding T9SS type A sorting domain-containing protein, with amino-acid sequence MKKIIIFLLLNSVNFYSQTKISDIQQPENWSRFGATTALSGDGKILAISSPKTDESLGIIKVYIRDGENWKEHGQNIKGREHLSSVSETFGYRMELSYNGSFLLISDISSGHTKSGKVWVFKFNYTSKTWDKVGDSIVGKKPGDNSGNSIAISNDGKTIAISSLYNKKYQIDNDIITPVQSGYVRVFKLNSNGTKYELFGQEITSILPHLKYGYLDYFGFSISLSGNGNYIAITSRGSVFIYEYKQINTRWSLSTRIDKLNEDDFYSRVWLSENAKVITLGMPVNYKQKNYKGYIASFNFDTISKIITKKGVIIGVDDYDYYGNYNSFSVSSDGNIVAIGTNNKITRVYNFLSNEWKLIDNGIYNTAKNFGWSTSLSKNGTTLAVGAPNKENTGFVSTYSTGLTSSSSYLSTNSFTEKKVSISPNPVKKKLKIILKDNYKFHKLEVIDINGKSLLKNNKPEINVSHLKQGIYILKIDLKNEMLFKKIIKL; translated from the coding sequence ATGAAAAAAATTATAATTTTTTTATTGCTTAATTCTGTAAACTTTTATTCACAAACTAAGATTAGCGATATTCAACAACCAGAAAACTGGAGTAGATTCGGAGCAACTACCGCACTTTCTGGTGATGGAAAAATACTTGCTATAAGCTCACCGAAAACAGATGAAAGCTTAGGTATAATTAAAGTATACATAAGAGACGGTGAAAATTGGAAAGAACATGGGCAAAATATTAAAGGTAGGGAGCATTTGTCAAGTGTAAGTGAAACTTTTGGCTATCGTATGGAATTATCATACAATGGTAGTTTCCTTTTAATTTCAGACATATCTTCAGGCCATACAAAGTCGGGAAAGGTATGGGTTTTTAAGTTTAACTATACAAGTAAAACTTGGGATAAAGTTGGAGATTCTATTGTAGGAAAAAAACCTGGAGATAATTCTGGAAACAGTATAGCTATATCTAACGACGGAAAAACAATAGCTATAAGTTCACTGTATAATAAAAAGTATCAAATTGATAATGATATTATTACACCAGTACAATCTGGATATGTAAGAGTATTTAAATTAAATTCTAACGGTACAAAATATGAACTATTTGGTCAAGAAATCACAAGTATATTACCTCACTTAAAATATGGGTATTTAGACTATTTTGGATTTAGTATTTCATTATCTGGAAATGGTAATTATATTGCAATAACATCTAGAGGTTCTGTTTTTATTTATGAGTATAAACAAATTAACACTAGATGGAGTTTAAGCACTAGAATTGACAAATTAAACGAAGATGACTTTTATAGTAGAGTATGGTTATCAGAAAACGCAAAAGTTATAACTCTTGGTATGCCAGTAAATTACAAACAAAAAAATTATAAAGGATATATTGCTTCATTTAATTTTGACACAATATCAAAAATAATTACAAAAAAAGGTGTAATTATTGGAGTTGATGATTACGATTATTACGGGAACTACAACTCTTTTTCTGTATCTAGTGATGGGAATATTGTAGCAATAGGTACAAATAATAAAATTACAAGAGTTTATAATTTTCTTTCCAATGAGTGGAAATTAATTGATAATGGGATATATAATACTGCTAAAAATTTTGGATGGAGCACTTCATTATCTAAAAATGGTACTACTTTGGCAGTAGGTGCTCCTAATAAAGAAAATACTGGTTTTGTAAGCACTTACAGTACTGGTTTAACATCTTCATCTTCATATTTATCTACAAACAGTTTTACAGAAAAAAAAGTCAGTATAAGTCCAAATCCAGTTAAGAAAAAATTAAAAATTATTTTAAAAGACAATTATAAATTCCATAAATTAGAAGTAATAGATATCAATGGTAAATCTCTATTAAAAAATAATAAACCTGAAATCAATGTATCACATTTAAAACAAGGTATATATATCCTTAAAATTGATTTAAAAAATGAAATGTTATTTAAAAAAATCATCAAATTGTAG
- a CDS encoding YebC/PmpR family DNA-binding transcriptional regulator — protein sequence MGRAFEFRKARKMKRWSAMAKTFTRIGKDIVMAVKEGGPSPETNSRLRAVIQNAKAANMPKDNVERAIKKASDKDTANYKETLFEGYAPHGIAIVVETATDNNNRTVANVRAAFTKCNGNLGTSGSVVFMFDHTCNFTVKKEDISIDMEELELELIDFDVEEVFVDDEGVIIYAPFEQFGAIQSFFEKENVEILSSGFERIPTTTAKLSEEQQADVEKLLEKLEEDDDVQNVYHSLEM from the coding sequence ATGGGAAGAGCATTCGAATTTAGGAAAGCAAGAAAAATGAAACGTTGGTCTGCAATGGCAAAAACATTTACCAGAATTGGTAAAGACATTGTAATGGCTGTAAAAGAAGGTGGTCCAAGTCCAGAAACAAATTCTCGTTTACGTGCCGTAATACAAAATGCCAAGGCAGCAAACATGCCAAAAGACAATGTAGAACGCGCCATAAAAAAAGCTTCTGATAAAGATACTGCCAACTATAAGGAAACATTATTTGAAGGTTATGCACCTCATGGAATTGCCATTGTGGTAGAAACTGCAACCGATAACAATAACAGAACTGTTGCTAATGTTAGAGCTGCTTTTACAAAATGTAATGGTAATTTAGGAACTTCAGGATCTGTAGTTTTTATGTTTGACCATACCTGTAACTTTACGGTAAAAAAAGAAGATATTTCTATTGATATGGAAGAATTAGAGCTAGAACTCATAGATTTTGATGTTGAAGAAGTTTTTGTGGATGATGAAGGTGTTATTATTTATGCGCCTTTTGAACAATTTGGAGCAATTCAATCTTTCTTTGAAAAAGAAAATGTTGAAATTTTATCTTCTGGATTTGAAAGAATCCCAACCACAACAGCAAAACTTTCTGAAGAACAGCAAGCTGATGTTGAAAAACTTTTAGAAAAACTAGAAGAGGATGATGACGTACAGAATGTATACCACTCGTTGGAAATGTAA